In Capsicum annuum cultivar UCD-10X-F1 chromosome 8, UCD10Xv1.1, whole genome shotgun sequence, the genomic window AATGGATTCAAACACAGTGATGGACATGCAACCACTATAATCATTTAacaaaccaaaaagaaaaattctaaatgaTAGATATATAGCAATTAGTTTGTTTTTGGCCTCACCCCTTTGTATGAATGTTTGGTTTAATCAACTTCACTTGATTTTCTCCAAATAATCTCTTCATTTgcatatttcttttctttggcTTCCTGATTGCAGTATGGCAAACCAACCGGCCCCAAGTGCTGCCCAGCCTCCAAATGTAAATATTCGTGGACAGCCTGTTGCTCAGAATGGTGGCTGCTGCTCATCTTGACTACAAGAGAATGTCGGCTATTTACTTGGCTCACTGCTCAGCCATGACATATCTACTGTAATCTCACTAATCAACAACAGTGTTACCCTTGTGGCCTTGCAAAATCCTGACAGCTAGatatatctttttatttcttgatgaaaatttttatctttttttcgaAGTGTACAAATTGTGGACAGAATGTTAGCATTTTGTTGAAATTCGACATTTAGGCTTCTGCTCGACATATGTTTAAACATTCGAGATCGTGATGGAGAGCATAGCTTATGATCATGCCACTAGGCATTTGAATAAATTTCTCATAGTTCAACAGAAAGCTGTACTGGTCATGAATTTGCTCAAAAACGCTGCGACtagcatcttttttttttcaatcggATGTCAGCATTTCATCAGTGTTAAGAATTGTGCTAAGCTCAGAATCCTGTTTGATTAGCATAATCCCTTATTATTATttgggtaaacaacataaattccaacATTTTGCTATCTAATTACCCTATCTcccaatttttatattaattacttaATATTTCGGATATGATACATAAGTTTGATCTGATACATAACTTACAGATAGATACATAACTACCAAATTTATtgactataaaaaagaaaaataacaataaaagagTAAATAATGGAGCAATTAATGCGATTCTAATTGAGCAATTATATCTCTTTAATTCTTTCATCACAAGCCTTTTATCTTTACCTTTATACTGCAAGGTTTCCTACTTTAATCTTTCAATAGCtgtaacaataattaaaaacaataaataaataattaaattcctaaaataactcaaagaattaaaaaacaaaagaaaaaaattaaccaTCCTTTAGGAGAACCATACAAAAGGGCAGTTCACGTTTGAAAGCTTCGATTTTTCTGAATTCTTCTTCTAAAGCAACAATAAATTGATTGAGCTTTGTTAATTTGTTGGAGATGACATCATGACAGAAACTTCAGTTAAAACATCTGAAATTATTTTTGGGACATAAATAAAGTTCAAATAAAATTGAATGTATCGGATGAAAAAAACAATACAAATCAACTTCAACATTTAGTATGTATCAGAAGTAATGATATATCTCATACTTATGTATCATACAATGTTTAATGTATCAGGTGTAAAACAAACTAAAACTCACATACAAATTTTCAGAATGTATCATATAAATCTAAAATCTCGACAAAATTAGCTTTAtgtatcataataagtatattacATGTATCAAGTATAAAACTGAACCATAATCACAAGTTGCATTATGTATCATAAAGCATTACCCCTGAATCTATGTATAAGATGCGGTATATTAAATGTATCAGATGCAGTATATTGAATGTATCATAtctataaagaaacaaaaatcacaTGTAAAAATTTATGACGTATTAGAACACATGCATTGTCACgaaaattgattttttgtaaCTTACTTCTACCTCTTTACAGATGCAATAATCAATAACTTCTTCATCATAGCCGGGtcattttgatatttcaatcaaTTTTCACGAAAATTAATGTCtttcatatcataatgaaatggtggaaagtaaaaaagaaagttaatggtTGATATATTTGCATCGTCGAATATTTGGATCGACCATTACTATCTTGCACGTTGCACTGATGGACTTATTGACGTTATTCATGGACTACTGATGTTACCATTTTCAACAACTACTTCACTCAACATGATAATGAAATTatggaaattaaaaaagaaagttaatggtAAAAAGATGGGAGTTGTTACATTTAATTTAGTAGATGAGAACATGGTGgaaattcaaaagaaagttaataGAAATTATAACTTGAATATTGAAGCAGAAGATAAGACGAGAACATGGTGGAAATTCAAAATGGGTGAGTTGAAAATTTATGggatatattttctgatttttgGGCTTGATTTGTGGCACAATAAGGGGTTGTGGGTGGATTTTTTTAGATGTATCAGAAAAAAGACAACTATTTCGAGTAAaaaggaatttttgtaattagtttggTTGGCTGAAATTTTCAGTAATAATAGAAACTTAAGATGTGATTATAAgtaatttatccttattattttgCCAACATTAGCTCTTGCCAACTTTGGGCAATGTGTGTGCGCCTAAAATAATTTGTCCTATACTCGAGATAATATGGCAATCTATGCGAGGAAGTGTGCCTATGGTTGCTTCACAGGAGAAAGTGCACGTATTGGAATTTGGGAACTTCAATCTGAAGAGTTCTAGTTATGCATAAAAACAAGAAATTACTGGGCAAAAGTAATAGTTTCTTTAAAACGGATCAAGGTCAAATCATCATTACTTGTTTGTATAACAGCAGAACTATACATTCAAGCCATTAAATACTTTTGAACATTAACATTCTTGTGTCAGCAAAGGCTACTTAAACTTGTAGGACGCATAAGACAGCGTATGATTGCTCCAGCTATGATGAATAAGTTCAGCTTTGGCATTGGCATTTTCACCTGCCGCACCCATCGCTACATGTAACGGATAGAGGTGATCAGGCCATGGGTGTGCCAATTTGGCACAAGGTGCTTTTGTCATATAGTTGTTTACATCTTCATACCTTCCATTAACAAGGGATTCCTTAagccaattgtcaaaatccataGCCCAAGAAGCAACACCAGCAGTATCACGCAAAGCCCTCAAGTTATGTGTTGCAGATCCTGAACCAACTATGAGAACACCCTCTTCCTTAAGAGGGGCCAATGCTTTCCCAATGTTAAAATGGTAGGTCCCATCCTTCTTTGTCTGGACAGAAAGCTGACAAACTGGGATGTCAGCCTCTGGATACATGAGCATAAGAGGCACCCATGCACCGTGATCTAGGCCGCGGTTATTGTCTTGGTGCACTTGCTTGAAGCCTGATGACTTGAGCAATTCTTTCACCCTTTTGGCTAACTTTGGAGCTCCTGGTGCTTGGTATTTTAGTTGGTACATCTGTTGGGGGAACCCATAGAAGTCGTAAATAGTGTCATTGATTCCAGTGATGCAATTCACAGTAGGCTCTGAAGTCTCCCAATGACCAGAGATTACCAAAATGGAATTAGGCTTCTGAGTGAAGACTCTCTCTTTGAAGCATCTCAAGAAATGTCTAGCTGGTAAAGAATCATCTATTGAAAGCATTGGTGAACCATGTGATATGAAGAAGGTTTCTTTCACAGGGAGTGTCATTTGGCTACCCATTTCCATCAAGATCTAAACTCAATATCTTCACTAGATTGGCCCTTTAATGGGTTTCTGCTATTTATTCACACGGCAGTTACCTACCACCATCCAGAGCTCTCACCTACCACCGTTCTTAAATCTTAACCCTCTCATCTCTTTTCTCCTCTCTGAAAGTCAATTATCTTAAATAAAGATACCACATGTGTCATgtgctaatttatttatttttttgagaaaaaaaggagCTTTCTGTGGTTGCCCGTGGGGGTGGGCCTTGGGTGTTGGGATAGTGGTAAACAAGTAATTAGTCACTTCCTCCGTCTCTATTTGCGTGCAAATTTCAAGACTGAAACCAAGTTTTTTACTTGGTAATGACAGCACTATTGAAATTT contains:
- the LOC107845353 gene encoding 4,5-DOPA dioxygenase extradiol — encoded protein: MEMGSQMTLPVKETFFISHGSPMLSIDDSLPARHFLRCFKERVFTQKPNSILVISGHWETSEPTVNCITGINDTIYDFYGFPQQMYQLKYQAPGAPKLAKRVKELLKSSGFKQVHQDNNRGLDHGAWVPLMLMYPEADIPVCQLSVQTKKDGTYHFNIGKALAPLKEEGVLIVGSGSATHNLRALRDTAGVASWAMDFDNWLKESLVNGRYEDVNNYMTKAPCAKLAHPWPDHLYPLHVAMGAAGENANAKAELIHHSWSNHTLSYASYKFK